A part of Gadus morhua chromosome 17, gadMor3.0, whole genome shotgun sequence genomic DNA contains:
- the LOC115529602 gene encoding solute carrier family 35 member F5 isoform X2, translating into MLRVQMVWVFIMNRMGSQSASAAQRRRMALGVAILLLVDVIWVASSELTSYIFRRQEYNKPFFSTFTKTSMFVLYLLGFLLWRPWRQQCTSSLQRPHTAFFADAEAYFAACTAESTMTHSLSEPLYVPVRFQERPLEPSSSASCNGLDQSAATRKQRVRFSNVMEVRQLPSTQALEAKLSRMSYPAAKDHENMLRSVGKLTVPDVAKISFFFCFVWFLANLSYQEALSDTQVAIVNILSSTSGLFTLILAAIFPSNSSDRFTLSKLLAVALSMGGVALVSLSSMDIPDGNGIIGSLWSLAGAALYAVYIVMIKRRVDREDKLDIPMFFGFVGLFNLLLLWPGFLVLHYTGFESFELPSQLVWTYILINGLIGTVLSEFLWLWGCFLTSSLVGTLALSLTIPLSILADICMQKVRFSWLFFMGAVPVFLSFFIATLLCHYNNWDPVMVGLRRLFAFICRKPRIHRLPGDSEQCESLIPLHTVGHDHEDSDGFS; encoded by the exons ATGCTCAG ggtcCAGATGGTGTGGGTGTTCATCATGAACCGGATGGGCTCTCAGAGCGCCTCGGCAGCCCAGCGAAGACGCATGGCCCTTGGAGTGGCCATCCTCCTGTTGGTGGATGTCATTTGGGTGGCCTCCTCCGAGCTGACCTCA TATATCTTCAGGCGGCAGGAGTACAACAAGCCCTTCTTCAGCACGTTCACCAAGACGTCCATGTTCGTGCTCTACCTGCTGGGCTTCCTGCTGTGGCGGCCGTGGAGGCAGCAGTGCACCAGCTCACTGCAGCGACCTCACACTGCGTTT TTTGCCGATGCCGAGGCATACTTTGCAGCGTGCACCGCTGAAAGCACCATGACCCACTCCCTG AGCGAGCCGCTCTACGTTCCAGTGAGGTTCCAGGAGAGGCCCCTGGAGccgtcctcctcagcctcctgcaACGGTCTGGACCAGTCTG CGGCTACTAGGAAGCAGCGGGTGCGTTTCAGTAATGTCATGGAGGTCCGTCAGCTGCCCTCCACCCAAGCCCTGGAGGCCAAGCTGTCCCGTATGTCCTACCCCGCCGCCAAGGATCACGAGAACATGCTCCGCTCGGTGGGCAAGCTGACGGTCCCCGACGTGGCCAAgatcagcttcttcttctgcttcgtG TGGTTCCTGGCTAACCTGTCGTACCAGGAGGCGCTGTCAGACACCCAGGTGGCCATCGTCAACATCCTGTCCTCCACCTCAG GTCTGTTTACGCTGATCCTGGCCGCAATTTTCCCCAGTAACAGCAGCGACCGCTTCACCCTGTCCAAACTGTTAGCCGTGGCCCTGAG CATGGGGGGAGTGGCCCTGGTCagcctctccagcatggacatcCCCGACGGGAACGGCATCATAG GGTCTCTGTGGTCGCTGGCCGGGGCCGCCCTCTACGCGGTGTACATCGTGATGATTAAGAGGAGGGTGGACCGAGAGGACAAGCTGGACATCCCCATGTTCTTCG GGTTCGTGGGTCTGTtcaacctgctgctgctgtggcctGGCTTCCTGGTGCTGCACTACACGGGCTTTGAGTCCTTCGAGCTGCCCAGCCAGCTGGTGTGGACCTACATCCTGATCAACGGCCTCATCGGGACCGTCCTGTCCGAGTTCCTCTGGCTGTG GGGCTGTTTCCTTACCTCATCACTAGTGGGGACCCTGGCTCTGAGCCTCACCATCCCGCTGTCCATCCTGGCCGACATCTGCATGCAGAAG gTAAGGTTCTCCTGGCTGTTCTTCATGGGGGCCGTCCCCGtgttcctctccttcttcatcGCCACCCTGCTGTGCCACTACAACAACTGGGACCCCGTCATGGTGGGTCTGAGGAGGCTGTTCGCCTTCATCTGCCGCAAGCCCCGGATCCACAG GTTACCTGGAGACAGTGAGCAGTGTGAGAGCCTCATTCCACTGCACACTGTCGGCCACGACCACGAGGACAGCGACGGCTTCTCCTGA
- the LOC115529602 gene encoding solute carrier family 35 member F5 isoform X1, with amino-acid sequence MLSRVQMVWVFIMNRMGSQSASAAQRRRMALGVAILLLVDVIWVASSELTSYIFRRQEYNKPFFSTFTKTSMFVLYLLGFLLWRPWRQQCTSSLQRPHTAFFADAEAYFAACTAESTMTHSLSEPLYVPVRFQERPLEPSSSASCNGLDQSAATRKQRVRFSNVMEVRQLPSTQALEAKLSRMSYPAAKDHENMLRSVGKLTVPDVAKISFFFCFVWFLANLSYQEALSDTQVAIVNILSSTSGLFTLILAAIFPSNSSDRFTLSKLLAVALSMGGVALVSLSSMDIPDGNGIIGSLWSLAGAALYAVYIVMIKRRVDREDKLDIPMFFGFVGLFNLLLLWPGFLVLHYTGFESFELPSQLVWTYILINGLIGTVLSEFLWLWGCFLTSSLVGTLALSLTIPLSILADICMQKVRFSWLFFMGAVPVFLSFFIATLLCHYNNWDPVMVGLRRLFAFICRKPRIHRLPGDSEQCESLIPLHTVGHDHEDSDGFS; translated from the exons ATGCTCAG cagggtcCAGATGGTGTGGGTGTTCATCATGAACCGGATGGGCTCTCAGAGCGCCTCGGCAGCCCAGCGAAGACGCATGGCCCTTGGAGTGGCCATCCTCCTGTTGGTGGATGTCATTTGGGTGGCCTCCTCCGAGCTGACCTCA TATATCTTCAGGCGGCAGGAGTACAACAAGCCCTTCTTCAGCACGTTCACCAAGACGTCCATGTTCGTGCTCTACCTGCTGGGCTTCCTGCTGTGGCGGCCGTGGAGGCAGCAGTGCACCAGCTCACTGCAGCGACCTCACACTGCGTTT TTTGCCGATGCCGAGGCATACTTTGCAGCGTGCACCGCTGAAAGCACCATGACCCACTCCCTG AGCGAGCCGCTCTACGTTCCAGTGAGGTTCCAGGAGAGGCCCCTGGAGccgtcctcctcagcctcctgcaACGGTCTGGACCAGTCTG CGGCTACTAGGAAGCAGCGGGTGCGTTTCAGTAATGTCATGGAGGTCCGTCAGCTGCCCTCCACCCAAGCCCTGGAGGCCAAGCTGTCCCGTATGTCCTACCCCGCCGCCAAGGATCACGAGAACATGCTCCGCTCGGTGGGCAAGCTGACGGTCCCCGACGTGGCCAAgatcagcttcttcttctgcttcgtG TGGTTCCTGGCTAACCTGTCGTACCAGGAGGCGCTGTCAGACACCCAGGTGGCCATCGTCAACATCCTGTCCTCCACCTCAG GTCTGTTTACGCTGATCCTGGCCGCAATTTTCCCCAGTAACAGCAGCGACCGCTTCACCCTGTCCAAACTGTTAGCCGTGGCCCTGAG CATGGGGGGAGTGGCCCTGGTCagcctctccagcatggacatcCCCGACGGGAACGGCATCATAG GGTCTCTGTGGTCGCTGGCCGGGGCCGCCCTCTACGCGGTGTACATCGTGATGATTAAGAGGAGGGTGGACCGAGAGGACAAGCTGGACATCCCCATGTTCTTCG GGTTCGTGGGTCTGTtcaacctgctgctgctgtggcctGGCTTCCTGGTGCTGCACTACACGGGCTTTGAGTCCTTCGAGCTGCCCAGCCAGCTGGTGTGGACCTACATCCTGATCAACGGCCTCATCGGGACCGTCCTGTCCGAGTTCCTCTGGCTGTG GGGCTGTTTCCTTACCTCATCACTAGTGGGGACCCTGGCTCTGAGCCTCACCATCCCGCTGTCCATCCTGGCCGACATCTGCATGCAGAAG gTAAGGTTCTCCTGGCTGTTCTTCATGGGGGCCGTCCCCGtgttcctctccttcttcatcGCCACCCTGCTGTGCCACTACAACAACTGGGACCCCGTCATGGTGGGTCTGAGGAGGCTGTTCGCCTTCATCTGCCGCAAGCCCCGGATCCACAG GTTACCTGGAGACAGTGAGCAGTGTGAGAGCCTCATTCCACTGCACACTGTCGGCCACGACCACGAGGACAGCGACGGCTTCTCCTGA